The genome window GCAAAGCGGCACTTGGCGTGCGGAGCAATCGGCTTCCGCCGAAGCGAGATGGAAGCTGGGCCTGGCTTTGGGCGCGGCCTTTTCCTGGAGTCGAGTGGACGATGGCGAGGCGGGGTGAGTTCCGGTGACGCTGGAGACAAGGGGAGCCAAGGGTTGGTACCGGCTCGCCCTCATCCTCGTCCTGGACTCGGTCCTGATCGCGGCCTCGCTCTACGTGGCTTACGCCCTGCGGTTCGACGGCCCCATCCCCCCCGAGCACGTCGCCATCCTCAAGCGCTTTTTCCCCCTCTTCATGGTCATCCGCCTCAGCCTTCACCTCCTGTTCGGCCTGCACCGCTGGTCTTTCCGTCTTTCGGGGCTCTACGAGGCGGCCCGCCTCGTCGCCGCCTCCCTCACCGGCACCGCCTGCTTCGTGGCCACGTTCTACTTCCTGCAGACCCCAGGCCCCCCGCGCTCCGTGCTGGCCATCGAGTTCTTCCTGACCACGAGCCTGGTGGGGGCCTTTCGCTTCTCTCCCCGCTTCGCCCAGGCCTGGCTCCTGGCCCAGACCCGCTCGCGCGCCGGGGCCCGAGCCCGCACCGTGATCGTGGGCGCGGGCAGCGCGGGGGACCTGCTCCTGCGGGACCTCCTGCGCTCGGACGAGCACTCCTACGACGTGGTGGGGTTCGTGGACGACGACCGCACGAAGTGGGGCCAATGGATCGGGGGGCGCCCCGTGCTGGGATCGCTGGACAAGCTCCCCGAGATCCTCCGGGATCGGGACGTCCACCAGCTCCTCTTCGCCGTCCCCCGGCTGCCCGCATCGCGCTTGCGGGAGATCCTGACCGCCTGCGCGGATCAGAAGCTGAGCTACAAGATCCTGCCCGTCTCCTTCGCCTACCTCAACGACCGGGTCGGCGTCTCCATGCTCCACGATCTCTCCCCCGACCACCTCCTCCCCCGGCACGAGGTGGTCTTCGACGAGGGGGAGATGGACGCGCTCGTGCGGGGCCGCCGGATCCTGGTCACGGGGGCCGCGGGCTCCATCGGCGGCGAGGCCTGCCGGCAGATCGCCGCCCATGGCCCCGCCCGCCTGGTCCTGGCGGACATCGACGAGAACAACCTCTACTTCCTCTTCCGCCACTTGCAGCAGCGCCACCCCGACCTGGCCCTGGAGGCCCAGGTGGTGGACATCCGCGACGCGGCCCGCCTGCAGCAGCTCGGCCGGGAGTACCGGCCCCAGGACATCGTCCACGCCGCCGCCCACAAGCACGTCCCCCTCATGGAGTACGCGCCGGAGGAGGCGGTCAAGAACAACGTCACCGGCTGCCTCAACGTCGTCGCCCTCGCGGAAGGGGTGGAGGCGGAGAAGTTCGTGCTCGTCTCCACGGACAAAGCGGTGAACCCGGCCAGCGTCATGGGGGCCACCAAGAAGATCGCCGAGCTGATCGTGCAGGCGCGGGCCCTGGGCTCCGCCACCCGCTTCACCACCGTGCGCTTCGGGAACGTGCTGGGGAGCGCGGGTAGCGTGGTCCCCCTCTTCAAGGAGCAGATCGCGGGGGGCGGGCCCGTGACCGTCACCCACGCCGACTGCCGCCGCTACCTCATGACCATTCCGGAGGCGGTGGGCCTCTTGCTTCTGGCCGGCCTCAGCCACTGCGGAGAGCTGTTGATCCTGGAGATGGGGGAACCCATCCGGATCCTGGACCTGGCCCGCATGATGATCGCGCTCTCCGGCCGCGTCCCCGAGCGGGACATCCCCATCGTCTTCACGGGCCTCCGCCCCGGGGAGAAGCTGGACGAGGAGCTGATGACAGAGGAGGAGGCCCGGAGCAGCCGGCAGGTGCAGCCCCAGGTGCGCGCGGTGCAGAGCCCGCGACCGCCCCCCGACCTCATGGCCCGGGTCTCGGAACTCGAGGCTCTGGCCCGCGGGGGAGACCGTCCCGCCCTCCTCGCCGCCCTCCGCGCGGTGGTGCCGAGCTACTCCGGCTAGCCGCCGGGGTCTTCACGGTCGCGCGAGGCTCACGGCCACGCCCAGTTCGCGGCGATCCCCCTGGGGGTCGGTGTCCCGGGGCCGCCAAGTGCGCGACACGGTCAACAAGAGGGGGCCCGGCGCCTCCATAACGAAGCTCTTCTCCAGCATTCCCGGCCGGTCGAACCGCAGCATGCCCGCCGGCTTCCCCCGGACGGAGAAGGAGACGAACACCGGGTCGCGCGCGAGGTCCGGATGGCTGCAGGCCAGGAGCAGCCGGAGCGGACCCGCTTGCTCGACGTTGATGAGGCCCCGGTGCCCCATCCAGCGGAACTCTCCCTGCGGCCAGGCCTCGGGGCCAAAGAACCCCTCGAACTCCGCGCCCTCCTCGGGCAGGTACGCGCGCAGGCCGTATTTCTCCTTGAGGTTCAAGAACCCCCGGTTCGGCCAGTAGTAGAGGGGTGAGACCAGGACCAAGGCGGCAAGGACGGCCCACGCGGTCTTGGCCGCCTTTTGGAACGTGCACGGCCACCGGGTCGCCTCCACGGTCATGGCGTAGCCGGCCTGCAGGTGGAAGAGGAAAAAGATCGCGGGGATGTACTGCATGCCCTGGAAGAGGCCGTAGAAATGGAAGACCGACATGGAGAGCACGACCCAGGGGCTGAGCGGGGAGGGATCTCGATCCCCCGCCAAAAGCAGCAGACAGATGGCACTCAAGGCGAGCCAGCAGGCGAGGCCCAGGGCTCCCGTTCCGGCCAGGATCTGGAGGTACGTGTTGTGGGCATCGTCGAAGAGCGTGTCCCGCGGGTCCGCGGTCACGTTCGGGTTCGGCACGCGCGCGACGGGGGAGGCGGGGATTCCCAGCAGGGCCCGCAGGTGGAGGTTGAAGGTCTCGTAGCCGGAGCCAAGGAGAGGGCTCTCCCGCACCAGCTCGAGCCCCTGGGCCAGGATCACGGTCCGGGGAGAGGCCACCCCCCGGAGCCGCATCTCCTCGGTCACGCCCCCGAGCCTTCTCGCCACGGCTGGGTTCCCCGCGATCCCGCCCGCGAGGAGGGCGGCCAGCACGAGGAGCGCGGCCAGAGTGCCGTCGACGGCCAGGATCCAGCCCCGGCTGGGTGCCGGAGGCGACCCCGACGTCGGGGCCCCGCGCCGCACCCACGACGCCGCGACGAGGACAAGGAGGAAGCCGGAGGCGAGCCAGGAGGCCCGAACCGAGGACAACAGGAGAGCCGCCGCGCAGAGAGGGAGAAAGATCCCCTGGAGGGCGGGCGCGGCCCGACCCCAAGCCCGCAACTCGAAAACGACGAGCGGCAGCGTGCAGGTGACGAAGGACGCGAACCAGGTCGGGTTTCCAAACGTCGACTGCAGCCGCTGATACCCGGCGCCGTAGAAGAGGCGCGACAGGTTGTAGGGGGTGAGGGAGATGAAGCCGAAGAAGTCGACCAGGCCGAGGAGGATGCAGGCCACCGATCCCCAGGCGATGCCGCGGAACAGGGCGCGGTAGCGGTCCCGGGCGTCCTCCCCCCGCGCGAGCAGGACGGCAAAGAGCACGAAGAGAGCAAGGCGGTTCACGGCTGCGAGCGCATAGAGCGGATCGCGGGGGAAGGCGGTCAGCATCTCCGAGAAGAGCCCGATCCCCCCGAGCATCAGCCGGTGCTTCAAGACCGTAGGGGGGAGAAGCAGGAGGGAGAAGAGCGCGAGGAGAAGATAGAGAAGCGAGAAGCGGGCTGGCCAGTTCGGGGCCGGCCTCCCCGCCCCGAAGCCCCGGGGGAGGAGGGCGAGGGCCAG of Vicinamibacteria bacterium contains these proteins:
- a CDS encoding nucleoside-diphosphate sugar epimerase/dehydratase — its product is MTLETRGAKGWYRLALILVLDSVLIAASLYVAYALRFDGPIPPEHVAILKRFFPLFMVIRLSLHLLFGLHRWSFRLSGLYEAARLVAASLTGTACFVATFYFLQTPGPPRSVLAIEFFLTTSLVGAFRFSPRFAQAWLLAQTRSRAGARARTVIVGAGSAGDLLLRDLLRSDEHSYDVVGFVDDDRTKWGQWIGGRPVLGSLDKLPEILRDRDVHQLLFAVPRLPASRLREILTACADQKLSYKILPVSFAYLNDRVGVSMLHDLSPDHLLPRHEVVFDEGEMDALVRGRRILVTGAAGSIGGEACRQIAAHGPARLVLADIDENNLYFLFRHLQQRHPDLALEAQVVDIRDAARLQQLGREYRPQDIVHAAAHKHVPLMEYAPEEAVKNNVTGCLNVVALAEGVEAEKFVLVSTDKAVNPASVMGATKKIAELIVQARALGSATRFTTVRFGNVLGSAGSVVPLFKEQIAGGGPVTVTHADCRRYLMTIPEAVGLLLLAGLSHCGELLILEMGEPIRILDLARMMIALSGRVPERDIPIVFTGLRPGEKLDEELMTEEEARSSRQVQPQVRAVQSPRPPPDLMARVSELEALARGGDRPALLAALRAVVPSYSG
- a CDS encoding O-antigen ligase family protein; this translates as MRTTFLRLLALVFLLGNLALRTLTLHAAGGPWVLAFMVVALLAAGFSWLRPSLLGVVLFLFGASFFLYGFHSYRAQSQLFEYAVTALALALLPRGFGAGRPAPNWPARFSLLYLLLALFSLLLLPPTVLKHRLMLGGIGLFSEMLTAFPRDPLYALAAVNRLALFVLFAVLLARGEDARDRYRALFRGIAWGSVACILLGLVDFFGFISLTPYNLSRLFYGAGYQRLQSTFGNPTWFASFVTCTLPLVVFELRAWGRAAPALQGIFLPLCAAALLLSSVRASWLASGFLLVLVAASWVRRGAPTSGSPPAPSRGWILAVDGTLAALLVLAALLAGGIAGNPAVARRLGGVTEEMRLRGVASPRTVILAQGLELVRESPLLGSGYETFNLHLRALLGIPASPVARVPNPNVTADPRDTLFDDAHNTYLQILAGTGALGLACWLALSAICLLLLAGDRDPSPLSPWVVLSMSVFHFYGLFQGMQYIPAIFFLFHLQAGYAMTVEATRWPCTFQKAAKTAWAVLAALVLVSPLYYWPNRGFLNLKEKYGLRAYLPEEGAEFEGFFGPEAWPQGEFRWMGHRGLINVEQAGPLRLLLACSHPDLARDPVFVSFSVRGKPAGMLRFDRPGMLEKSFVMEAPGPLLLTVSRTWRPRDTDPQGDRRELGVAVSLARP